A single genomic interval of Gossypium raimondii isolate GPD5lz chromosome 11, ASM2569854v1, whole genome shotgun sequence harbors:
- the LOC105803335 gene encoding EPIDERMAL PATTERNING FACTOR-like protein 9 isoform X2: MANLNLSCLHMLFFTFFLAAHAIQGSRTTQVILPFLQGVSFSPPWDLQSSNEAKMKRNSRRLMIGSTAPTCTYNECRGCKYKCRAEQVPVEGNDPINSAYHYKCVCHRP, encoded by the exons ATGGCCAACCTTAATCTAAGCTGCTTACACATGCTATTCTTCACCTTCTTCCTTGCAGCGCATGCAATACAAG GATCTAGAACAACCCAAGTAATACTTCCTTTCCTACAAGGGGTCTCTTTTTCTCCTCCATGGGACTTGCAG AGCAGCAATGAAGcaaagatgaaaagaaattCAAGGAGATTGATGATTGGATCCACAGCTCCAACCTGCACTTACAATGAATGTAGAGGATGCAAATACAAATGTAGAGCTGAACAAGTCCCAGTGGAAGGAAACGACCCAATCAATAGTGCATACCACTACAAATGTGTTTGCCATAGACCATGA
- the LOC105803335 gene encoding EPIDERMAL PATTERNING FACTOR-like protein 9 isoform X1, with amino-acid sequence MANLNLSCLHMLFFTFFLAAHAIQGSRTTQVILPFLQGVSFSPPWDLQQQSSNEAKMKRNSRRLMIGSTAPTCTYNECRGCKYKCRAEQVPVEGNDPINSAYHYKCVCHRP; translated from the exons ATGGCCAACCTTAATCTAAGCTGCTTACACATGCTATTCTTCACCTTCTTCCTTGCAGCGCATGCAATACAAG GATCTAGAACAACCCAAGTAATACTTCCTTTCCTACAAGGGGTCTCTTTTTCTCCTCCATGGGACTTGCAG CAACAGAGCAGCAATGAAGcaaagatgaaaagaaattCAAGGAGATTGATGATTGGATCCACAGCTCCAACCTGCACTTACAATGAATGTAGAGGATGCAAATACAAATGTAGAGCTGAACAAGTCCCAGTGGAAGGAAACGACCCAATCAATAGTGCATACCACTACAAATGTGTTTGCCATAGACCATGA
- the LOC105803334 gene encoding asparagine--tRNA ligase, cytoplasmic 2 yields the protein MESQEPQVKNSPLMPSMYTNRVALKTILESGDGETGLIGTTVVVGGWVKSSKEVKKEPLPPPQSPPPAAADAFPAASHGTKDVNCVEILQSRIPFFRTIIRVLGGSASSPAVRQKLESLIPKPPPPSIFFLDINDGSCVSSLRVVIDSAIVPVSAGQILPTGTCILAQGVLGNPSALGKQTIELTVEKILHVGTVEQDKYPLSRKRLPLDSLRDYPHIRPRTTTVASVARIRNTLDFASHTFFQNRGFLHVQVPIMTTTDPEGFSEKFQVTTLLGETSKKESPVGVSDADGVNPETVKAAIQEKSSLVEQLKRSDSNREALAAAVQDLKKTNELAQQIETREKSKPVTAVKPDLVSFNADFFGRQIYLTVSGRLHLESYACALGHVYSFGPRFRADKTVSAKHVAEMWTVEAEMAFAQLEDAMKCAEDCFKFLCRWILDNCSEDMKFVLKRIDKTVAHRLEYMASSSYDRISYREAVEILRKVTDKAFETQLQWGVPLTDEHLSYLADDHYRRPVIIYDYPKAVKPFYVRLNDDGKTVAAFEMVVPKIGTVIIGSQNEERFDMLNARIKEFDLSKDQYEWYLDLRRHGTVKHSGLSLGFDLMVLLATGLTDVRDVIPFTRTHGKANN from the exons ATGGAATCTCAAGAACCCCAGGTGAAAAACTCCCCTTTGATGCCTTCGATGTACACCAACCGGGTGGCCTTGAAAACCATATTGGAAAGTGGTGATGGCGAGACGGGGCTGATTGGTACCACAGTGGTGGTTGGAGGGTGGGTGAAATCTTCCAAGGAGGTAAAGAAGGAGCCTCTTCCGCCGCCACAATCACCACCCCCAGCGGCAGCCGATGCTTTCCCTGCTGCTTCTCATGGGACTAAAGACGTTAACTGCGTGGAAATTCTTCAATCTCGAATCCCGTTTTTCAGGACCATTATCAGGGTTTTGGGCGGCTCTGCTAGTTCCCCAGCTGTTCGACAAAAGTTGGAGTCTTTGATCCCTAAACCACCTCCTCCTTCCATATTCTTTTTAGATATAAACGATGGGTCTTGTGTTTCAAGTCTGAGG GTTGTGATAGATTCAGCTATAGTTCCAGTGTCTGCCGGCCAGATTCTACCAACTGGAACATGTATATTAGCCCAAGGTGTATTGGGAAATCCATCAGCACTTGGAAAACAAACCATTGAGCTTACAGTAGAGAAGATTCTTCATGTTGGGACAGTAGAGCAAGATAAGTATCCTTTGTCAAGGAAAAGATTACCCCTTGATTCTTTAAGGGATTATCCCCATATTCGTCCTAGGACAACTACG GTGGCATCCGTTGCACGAATTCGCAACACCTTAGATTTCGCATCCCACACATTCTTCCAGAACCGTGGATTTTTACATGTGCAAGTGCCAATTATGACAACTACAGACCCTGAAGGGTTCAGTGAAAAGTTTCAGGTCACAACTCTTCTAGGAGAAACAAGCAAGAAAGAGTCGCCGGTCGGTGTTAGTGATGCTGATGGTGTTAACCCGGAAACTGTTAAGGCTGCCATACAGGAGAAATCAAGTCTAGTTGAACAACTCAAGAGAAGTGACAGCAATAGAGAAGCACTTGCTGCTGCTGTTCAGGACCTgaagaaaacaaatgaattaGCACAACAGATTGAAACAAGAGAAAAATCCAAACCCGTAACTGCAGTGAAGCCTGACTTAGTGAGCTTCAATGCTGATTTCTTTGGTCGCcagatttatttaactgtttCGGGCCGCCTTCATCTGGAGAGCTATGCATGTGCTCTTGGACATGTTTACTCATTTGGACCCAGATTTCGAGCTGATAAAACAGTGTCCGCAAAGCATGTGGCTGAAATGTGGACAGTTGAGGCCGAAATGGCCTTTGCACAACTAGAG GATGCCATGAAATGTGCAGAGGACTGTTTCAAATTTCTATGCAGATGGATATTGGATAACTGTTCAGAAGATATGAAGTTTGTCTTGAAAAGAATCGACAAGACTGTCGCCCATCGTCTTGAATATATGGCATCAAGTTCTTATGACAGGATTTCCTATAGAGAAGcagttgaaattttgagaaag GTTACAGACAAGGCTTTTGAAACACAGCTTCAGTGGGGTGTCCCTTTGACAGATGAACATCTAAG TTACTTGGCTGATGATCACTACAGGAGGCCtgtaattatttatgattatcCAAAAGCAGTTAAGCCATTTTATGTACGCTTGAATGATGATGGAAAAACAGTTGCAGCATTTGAGATGGTTGTGCCCAAG ATTGGAACAGTGATTATAGGCAGCCAGAATGAGGAGAGATTTGACATGCTAAATGCAAG GATCAAGGAATTCGACTTATCAAAAGATCAGTACGAATGGTACTTAGATCTTCGCCGGCATGGAACAGTCAAGCACTCTGGACTCAGCCTAGGGTTCGACCTGATGGTTCTCCTTGCCACTGGCCTAACTGATGTCAGAGATGTTATTCCCTTTACCAGAACTCATGGCAAAGCCAACAACTAA